In a single window of the Aridibaculum aurantiacum genome:
- a CDS encoding trans-sulfuration enzyme family protein, with protein MSNATQLIHSIPVDPLTGSISVPIYQTSTFVQEAPGVNKGFDYARTNNPTRATLETIIAQLEGGTTGIAFGSGLAAIDSVLKLLKAGDEIVAVDDIYGGAFRLFTHIYEKFGITVKYVDTTDVENVFNAVSEKTKLIWIETPTNPTLKVSDIAAIAKVAKANRCLLCVDNTFASPALQKPLALGADIVVHSATKYLGGHSDLIAGLVVTKEQELGDKVKFIQNASGAILAPFDSWLVIRGIETLHLRVKQHCANAQVVAEFLQDHPLVDKVFYPGLPSHPNHEVAKKQSTGYGGIVSFSLKIDTEEAATRFITSTHYFKLAESLGGVKSLLCHPATMTHKSIPADKRRAAGVADSLIRLSVGLEESADLVNDLSQAFEVLQKQPAASVSAVSATT; from the coding sequence ATGAGCAACGCAACACAACTCATCCACAGCATCCCGGTAGATCCACTTACAGGTTCCATTTCAGTTCCTATCTACCAGACATCTACGTTTGTACAAGAAGCACCGGGCGTTAATAAAGGCTTTGATTATGCACGTACCAACAACCCGACAAGAGCCACGCTCGAAACCATCATTGCGCAGCTTGAAGGTGGTACTACAGGTATTGCATTTGGAAGTGGTTTGGCTGCCATAGACTCAGTTCTCAAGTTGCTAAAAGCTGGCGACGAAATAGTAGCGGTGGATGATATTTACGGCGGTGCGTTTCGCCTCTTCACGCACATCTACGAGAAGTTTGGAATAACAGTGAAATATGTTGATACAACGGATGTAGAAAATGTATTCAACGCTGTTTCTGAAAAGACAAAGTTGATATGGATAGAAACACCAACAAATCCTACGCTAAAAGTATCTGACATTGCAGCTATTGCAAAAGTGGCTAAAGCCAATCGGTGTTTACTTTGCGTGGATAATACTTTTGCTTCACCCGCCTTACAAAAGCCTCTTGCGCTGGGAGCTGATATTGTAGTGCACAGTGCTACAAAATATCTTGGTGGCCACAGCGATCTCATTGCTGGCTTAGTAGTAACCAAAGAACAGGAGCTAGGCGACAAGGTCAAGTTCATTCAAAATGCAAGTGGTGCCATTCTTGCTCCATTCGACAGCTGGCTGGTAATACGGGGTATAGAAACATTGCACCTGCGTGTAAAGCAACATTGTGCTAACGCACAGGTTGTCGCTGAATTTTTACAAGATCATCCGTTGGTTGATAAAGTGTTTTATCCTGGTCTTCCATCGCATCCAAATCACGAGGTAGCAAAGAAGCAATCAACAGGCTATGGTGGTATTGTTTCTTTCTCTCTGAAGATTGATACAGAAGAAGCGGCTACCAGGTTCATCACATCTACGCATTACTTCAAGTTGGCAGAAAGCCTTGGTGGCGTAAAAAGCTTGTTGTGCCACCCGGCTACAATGACTCACAAATCTATTCCTGCAGATAAAAGAAGAGCTGCCGGTGTTGCTGATAGTTTGATAAGGCTTTCCGTTGGGTTGGAAGAATCTGCAGACCTTGTAAATGATCTTTCACAAGCATTTGAAGTGCTGCAAAAGCAGCCAGCAGCAAGCGTTTCAGCAGTTTCTGCAACTACCTAG
- the uvrA gene encoding excinuclease ABC subunit UvrA translates to MAKAKSKAPNDIETTNANGVDEAIEVYGARVHNLKNIDISIPKNKLVVITGVSGSGKSSLAFDTIYNEGQRRYMESFSAYARQFIGDMERPDVEKITGLSPVISIEQKTTSKNPRSTVGTITEVYDFLRLLYARIGDAYSYNTGKKMVKWSEEEIVENIFTRYKDRKITVLAPLIRGRKGHYRELFEDVRKKGYLKVRVDGEIVDLKERMQVDRYKIHDIELVVDRLQASDDMKVRLSQSVQKALQLGKDLMFIVVHDTATDKKKPDDQVVQYSKQLMCTDTGISYEEPSPNAFSFNSPYGACPTCKGLGSVYQVNMEAVIPDWNKSIKEGAIAPLGEEREAFIYKQIVQLSKKHKFSVDKPLKDLSQKAMNVILYGKEDVEESSLDAEEVFEPVQGNIYATEYEGIVNMLKRWFATGSSESLRDWVEKFMSLKDCPSCGGARLKKESLWFKVDEKNIAELSQLNLDKLHKWFSDVEKRLNKKQNTIAKDILKEIRERLQFLLDVGLTYLTLNRSSKTLSGGESQRIRLATQIGSQLQGITYILDEPSIGLHQRDNQQLISALKNLRDIGNSVLVVEHDKDIMLASDHLIDIGPRAGRHGGQVVAQGDPKSVLASGSETSHYLQGKKKIEVPATRRAGNGKKLELKGVTGNNLKNVSVNFPLGKFICITGVSGSGKSTLISETLYPILSKHAYDSKTTPMPYKSIKGLEHIDKVIEIDQSPIGRTPRSNPATYCGFFTEIRTLFAAVPEAKIRGYAAGRFSFNVKGGRCDVCEGGGMRVIEMNFLPDVYVPCEKCNGRRYNRETLEIRYKGKSISDVLDMTVDEAVEFFQNIHWLHRRIKALQDVGLGYITIGQSSVTLSGGEAQRVKLATELGKKDTGKTFYILDEPTTGLHFQDIKHLLDVLNKLVDRGNTVLVIEHNLDVIKVADHIIDLGPEGGDGGGQILFEGTPEDLVKVKESHTGRYLVEELK, encoded by the coding sequence ATGGCTAAGGCAAAATCGAAAGCTCCGAACGATATAGAAACTACTAATGCAAATGGCGTAGATGAAGCAATAGAAGTGTATGGAGCACGGGTGCACAACCTGAAGAATATTGATATCTCTATCCCAAAAAATAAGCTGGTAGTAATAACAGGTGTTAGTGGCAGTGGTAAATCATCACTTGCTTTTGACACTATTTACAACGAAGGGCAACGACGCTACATGGAAAGTTTTAGCGCTTATGCACGCCAATTTATTGGTGATATGGAGCGCCCCGATGTAGAGAAGATCACCGGCCTTAGTCCTGTAATTTCTATTGAGCAAAAGACCACGAGTAAGAACCCAAGATCTACTGTTGGAACCATTACTGAAGTGTATGATTTTCTTCGTTTGCTGTACGCACGTATTGGCGATGCATACAGCTACAATACAGGCAAGAAGATGGTGAAGTGGAGTGAAGAAGAGATTGTTGAAAATATCTTTACCCGCTACAAAGACAGGAAGATCACTGTACTTGCTCCCCTGATACGAGGACGTAAAGGACACTACCGCGAACTGTTTGAAGACGTAAGAAAGAAAGGCTACCTGAAAGTAAGAGTGGATGGTGAGATAGTGGACCTAAAGGAAAGAATGCAGGTAGACCGTTATAAGATCCACGATATAGAACTGGTGGTTGACAGGCTGCAGGCTTCCGACGATATGAAAGTACGCCTGAGCCAGAGCGTGCAAAAGGCTTTGCAACTTGGGAAAGACCTGATGTTTATCGTAGTGCATGATACAGCTACCGACAAAAAGAAACCGGATGACCAGGTAGTACAATACAGCAAACAACTAATGTGTACGGATACCGGCATCAGTTACGAAGAACCTTCACCCAATGCATTTTCTTTTAACTCTCCATATGGTGCATGTCCTACTTGTAAAGGTTTAGGAAGTGTGTACCAGGTAAACATGGAAGCTGTAATCCCTGATTGGAATAAGAGCATAAAAGAAGGTGCAATTGCACCTCTTGGCGAAGAGCGTGAAGCTTTCATCTACAAACAGATTGTGCAGCTAAGCAAGAAGCATAAGTTCAGCGTCGATAAGCCACTGAAAGATCTTTCGCAAAAAGCGATGAATGTGATCTTGTATGGTAAGGAAGATGTAGAAGAAAGTAGCCTGGATGCAGAAGAAGTATTTGAACCAGTACAAGGAAATATTTATGCTACAGAATACGAAGGAATAGTGAACATGCTGAAGCGATGGTTTGCCACCGGCAGCAGTGAATCACTAAGGGATTGGGTTGAGAAATTCATGTCTTTGAAAGATTGTCCATCCTGTGGTGGAGCGCGGTTGAAGAAAGAAAGTTTATGGTTTAAAGTAGACGAAAAGAACATAGCAGAATTAAGTCAGTTGAACCTGGATAAACTGCACAAATGGTTCTCGGATGTTGAGAAGCGATTGAACAAAAAGCAGAACACGATCGCAAAAGATATTCTGAAAGAAATAAGAGAGCGACTACAGTTTCTTCTGGACGTAGGACTTACATATCTCACGCTTAATCGCTCGTCAAAAACACTCAGTGGTGGCGAGAGCCAGCGTATACGTTTGGCTACGCAAATTGGTTCGCAACTGCAAGGAATAACATACATACTGGATGAGCCAAGTATTGGCCTGCACCAGCGAGATAACCAGCAACTGATAAGTGCACTAAAGAACCTGCGTGATATAGGCAACAGCGTGCTGGTGGTAGAACATGACAAAGACATCATGCTGGCCTCTGATCATCTGATTGATATTGGTCCACGTGCAGGCAGGCATGGAGGCCAGGTGGTAGCACAAGGAGATCCAAAATCAGTATTGGCTTCGGGCTCCGAAACATCGCATTACCTGCAGGGAAAAAAGAAGATAGAAGTACCTGCCACACGCAGGGCTGGCAACGGCAAAAAGCTGGAACTAAAAGGTGTAACAGGTAACAACCTGAAGAATGTGTCTGTCAATTTTCCTTTAGGGAAATTCATCTGTATAACTGGTGTAAGTGGCAGTGGTAAGAGTACGCTGATAAGCGAAACTTTGTACCCTATCCTAAGCAAGCATGCATACGATAGCAAGACGACACCAATGCCTTACAAAAGCATTAAAGGTCTTGAACACATTGATAAGGTGATAGAAATTGATCAAAGCCCTATAGGTCGTACGCCGCGTAGTAATCCTGCTACTTATTGCGGTTTCTTTACCGAAATAAGAACCTTGTTTGCAGCAGTACCTGAAGCTAAAATTCGTGGTTATGCAGCGGGTCGTTTTTCATTCAATGTAAAAGGCGGAAGATGCGATGTGTGTGAAGGCGGCGGTATGCGAGTGATAGAAATGAACTTTTTACCGGATGTATATGTGCCTTGCGAAAAGTGCAATGGGCGCCGTTACAATCGTGAGACATTAGAGATACGCTACAAAGGAAAATCTATCAGTGATGTATTGGATATGACCGTGGATGAAGCTGTTGAATTTTTCCAGAATATCCATTGGTTACACAGAAGGATAAAGGCTTTGCAGGATGTTGGCTTAGGTTACATCACCATTGGTCAATCATCTGTAACGCTTAGTGGTGGCGAGGCACAGCGTGTAAAGCTGGCAACAGAGCTTGGTAAAAAAGATACGGGTAAAACATTTTACATACTCGATGAACCTACAACTGGTTTGCACTTCCAGGATATAAAACACCTGCTGGATGTACTGAATAAACTGGTTGACCGAGGTAATACGGTGCTTGTAATTGAACACAACCTGGATGTAATAAAAGTAGCTGATCACATCATAGATCTTGGGCCAGAAGGCGGTGATGGTGGAGGGCAAATTTTATTTGAAGGAACCCCAGAAGACCTTGTAAAAGTGAAAGAGAGCCATACCGGCAGGTATTTGGTGGAAGAGCTGAAGTAG
- a CDS encoding alpha/beta hydrolase, whose translation MKILNLLSILLLVCTSIVSCDKKENSLLAESNMKNIKYGANAAQAMDIYLPAGRTTNNTKVLVFIHGGSWSGGDKSDFDGDINAIRGQLQDYAIFNINYRLAIGGANRFPAQIEDIQMALEFIANNAAEYRINPSKIGLVGASAGAHLGLLYAYKHNSNGNIKAVVNLFGPTNLTSLYTSHPVPAASQPVLQNFLGTTPLANPTLYANASPVNYVTAQSPATLILHGTMDYIVPISQSTELRAALTSAGAKVEMHTYNGEGHGWYGTTLQDTYSRTISFVKANVQ comes from the coding sequence ATGAAAATATTGAATTTATTAAGCATCCTTTTGTTGGTATGTACTTCTATTGTCTCATGCGATAAAAAGGAAAATTCATTACTGGCAGAATCGAATATGAAGAATATAAAGTACGGGGCAAATGCAGCGCAGGCAATGGATATTTATTTACCTGCAGGAAGAACAACAAATAATACTAAGGTTCTTGTTTTCATTCATGGTGGAAGTTGGAGCGGTGGTGATAAATCAGATTTTGATGGAGATATCAACGCAATCCGGGGCCAGCTCCAGGATTACGCGATTTTCAATATAAACTATCGTCTTGCTATTGGTGGTGCTAATCGTTTTCCTGCGCAAATAGAGGATATACAAATGGCACTTGAATTCATCGCCAATAACGCAGCAGAATACAGAATCAATCCATCAAAAATAGGATTGGTGGGTGCCAGTGCTGGAGCCCATCTTGGGTTGTTATATGCGTACAAGCACAACAGCAACGGCAACATAAAAGCAGTAGTGAATTTGTTTGGGCCAACCAATCTTACATCGTTGTATACTAGTCATCCTGTGCCTGCAGCAAGTCAGCCTGTATTGCAGAATTTTCTTGGCACAACACCTTTGGCTAATCCAACATTATATGCCAATGCAAGCCCCGTTAATTATGTTACCGCACAGTCGCCGGCAACACTCATTTTGCATGGCACCATGGATTATATTGTGCCTATCAGTCAATCTACAGAGCTACGCGCTGCACTTACATCGGCAGGTGCTAAAGTAGAAATGCACACCTATAATGGTGAGGGCCACGGATGGTATGGAACAACCTTACAAGATACCTACAGCCGTACTATTTCATTTGTAAAAGCTAATGTTCAATAA
- a CDS encoding replication-associated recombination protein A — protein MNSNVPLAERLRPASLDELAGQRHLTGKGSILRTSIENGIVPSMILWGPPGVGKTTIANIIANTLSIPYFQLSAISSGVKDVREVIEQAKQMEKAILFIDEIHRFNKGQQDALLGAVEKGTITLIGATTENPSFEVNAALLSRCQVYVLKALEEADLVQLLNDAIERDEVLQQYSVSLKETAALINISGGDARKLLNLLELVITAFRAGEGDKPAIEITDDLVMNVAQKRIALYDKQGEQHYDIISAFIKSMRGSDPNGAVYWLARMIEGGEDVKFIARRMLIFASEDIGNANPNALLLANATFDAVAKIGYPESRIILSQCATYLASSAKSNASYEAIGKALSAVSQLGDLPVPLHIRNAPTKLMKDMNYGKDYKYSHSFEGNFAEQEYLPDQLKGAKFYDPGNNARENELRKFLKEKWGKKYGY, from the coding sequence ATGAACAGTAACGTACCCTTAGCTGAAAGATTGCGCCCGGCTTCTCTTGATGAACTGGCAGGGCAGCGGCATCTTACAGGCAAAGGCAGCATACTTAGAACATCTATTGAAAATGGTATTGTGCCTTCTATGATCCTGTGGGGGCCTCCGGGTGTAGGTAAAACCACCATTGCCAATATCATTGCAAATACACTTAGTATTCCTTACTTCCAGCTTAGCGCTATTAGTAGCGGCGTAAAAGATGTACGCGAGGTAATAGAGCAGGCGAAGCAGATGGAAAAAGCCATTCTCTTCATTGATGAAATTCATCGTTTCAATAAAGGTCAGCAGGATGCACTGCTAGGTGCTGTAGAAAAAGGAACCATAACACTGATAGGTGCTACTACAGAAAATCCATCTTTTGAAGTGAACGCGGCGTTGCTTAGTCGTTGCCAGGTATATGTATTGAAAGCTTTGGAAGAAGCTGATCTTGTACAACTGCTGAACGATGCCATTGAGCGTGATGAAGTACTACAACAGTACAGCGTTAGCTTGAAGGAAACAGCAGCATTGATTAATATATCTGGTGGTGATGCACGTAAGCTGCTTAACCTGCTGGAGTTAGTCATCACTGCATTCAGGGCAGGTGAAGGAGATAAGCCTGCTATTGAAATAACTGACGACCTTGTAATGAATGTGGCGCAGAAGCGCATTGCGCTATATGACAAGCAGGGTGAACAGCATTATGATATCATTTCTGCTTTTATAAAAAGTATGCGCGGCAGCGATCCTAATGGTGCAGTGTATTGGCTGGCACGTATGATAGAAGGTGGTGAAGATGTAAAGTTCATCGCACGCCGTATGCTCATTTTTGCTAGTGAAGACATAGGCAATGCAAATCCAAATGCCTTGCTACTGGCCAATGCTACTTTTGATGCGGTAGCTAAAATAGGTTATCCCGAAAGCCGCATCATCCTTTCTCAATGTGCCACTTACCTGGCTTCTTCTGCTAAAAGCAATGCGTCTTATGAGGCTATAGGTAAAGCATTGTCTGCCGTTTCACAACTAGGTGATCTGCCGGTTCCATTACACATCCGTAATGCACCCACTAAGTTGATGAAGGACATGAACTATGGCAAAGACTATAAATACTCCCATTCATTTGAAGGCAATTTTGCTGAGCAGGAGTACTTGCCAGATCAATTAAAAGGCGCCAAATTTTATGACCCGGGTAATAACGCACGGGAGAATGAATTGCGCAAGTTTCTGAAGGAGAAGTGGGGGAAGAAGTATGGATATTAG
- a CDS encoding OsmC family protein, which yields MPTINFSVEGESINATKLEAKARQFKFIVDEPPALGGKDEGANPVEYLLGSYAGCLNVVFHLVAKEEGITINSLGIKVNGDIDPARLFGSSTFNRAGFQSINVEFDIDSDADEATINQLISKVKSRCPINDNLSNVTQLNYSVVSSAVPA from the coding sequence ATGCCAACAATCAATTTTTCAGTAGAAGGCGAAAGCATAAACGCCACTAAGCTTGAAGCGAAAGCACGACAATTCAAATTCATTGTAGATGAACCACCAGCATTGGGTGGCAAAGACGAAGGAGCTAATCCTGTGGAGTATTTATTGGGCAGTTATGCAGGTTGCTTGAATGTGGTGTTTCACCTGGTTGCAAAGGAGGAAGGCATAACCATTAACTCGCTTGGCATAAAAGTGAATGGTGATATAGATCCTGCTCGTTTATTTGGCTCATCCACGTTCAATCGTGCCGGCTTTCAAAGCATCAACGTGGAGTTTGACATCGACAGCGATGCAGATGAAGCTACCATCAACCAGCTGATCAGTAAAGTTAAAAGCAGGTGCCCGATCAATGATAACCTGAGTAATGTAACGCAGCTGAATTATTCAGTTGTAAGCAGCGCAGTGCCTGCATAA
- a CDS encoding GNAT family N-acetyltransferase, which produces MQNVFWKCKPFDQLSPHELYAIIRLRNEVFVVEQNCVFQDADDKDQRCFHLMGYHDNQLVAYTRLVPAGVSYPEISIGRVITSPAHRALGFGKALMTQSIDHAYRLFGKQPIQIGAQLYLKKFYESFGFVQVGEVYDEDGIDHIHMVKE; this is translated from the coding sequence ATGCAGAATGTCTTCTGGAAGTGCAAGCCTTTTGATCAGCTTAGCCCGCATGAATTATATGCTATCATTCGCTTACGAAATGAAGTGTTCGTAGTAGAACAGAACTGTGTATTCCAGGATGCTGATGACAAAGATCAACGGTGCTTTCACCTGATGGGTTACCATGATAATCAACTGGTGGCATATACTCGTCTTGTACCTGCTGGTGTCAGCTATCCTGAAATATCTATTGGACGTGTTATCACTTCTCCTGCACATAGAGCATTGGGTTTTGGTAAAGCGTTAATGACACAATCCATTGATCATGCTTACCGATTGTTTGGTAAGCAGCCAATCCAGATAGGCGCCCAGTTATACCTAAAGAAATTCTACGAAAGCTTCGGCTTTGTGCAGGTAGGGGAGGTGTATGATGAAGATGGAATAGATCATATCCATATGGTGAAAGAGTAA
- a CDS encoding O-acetylhomoserine aminocarboxypropyltransferase/cysteine synthase family protein — protein sequence MSNPRFETLQLHAGQEIDPTTNSRAVPVYQTTSYGFKNAEHAANLFGLKEFGNIYTRIMNPTTDVFEKRIAALEGGVAAVATGSGQAAQFLALNNILQAGDNFISTSYLYGGTYNQFKVAFKRLGIEARFANGDDVESFVPLIDKNTKAIYLETIGNPRLNIPDFQKFVELAKEYDLPLVVDNTFGAGGYLFRPIEWGANIVVESATKWIGGHGTTIGGVIVDGGNYNWGNGKFPQFTEPSEGYHGLKFWDIFGEGNPLGLPNIAFAIRARVEGLRDFGTSQSPFNSFLLLQGIETLSLRVQRHVDNALALANWLEQHPLVEFVQYPGLKSSPYHELAQKYLVNGFGGVLNFGVKGDKVNASKFIDSLKLVSHLANVGDAKTLAIHPASTTHEQLSAEEQLAAGVAPNQVRISVGLEHIEDIKADLEQAFEKVFAKEAV from the coding sequence ATGAGCAATCCACGTTTTGAAACATTGCAATTACATGCAGGACAAGAAATAGATCCTACAACCAACTCAAGAGCAGTTCCAGTTTATCAAACCACTTCATATGGTTTTAAAAATGCCGAACATGCCGCCAATCTTTTTGGTCTAAAAGAGTTTGGTAATATCTACACACGCATCATGAATCCCACCACCGATGTATTTGAAAAACGCATAGCAGCATTAGAAGGTGGTGTAGCTGCAGTGGCCACAGGTTCTGGACAGGCAGCACAGTTTTTAGCGCTCAACAACATCTTGCAAGCAGGCGACAACTTCATCAGCACATCGTACTTGTATGGCGGTACATACAACCAGTTCAAGGTTGCCTTCAAGCGCCTTGGCATAGAAGCACGTTTTGCAAATGGCGATGATGTAGAGTCTTTCGTTCCGCTTATTGATAAAAATACCAAGGCCATCTACCTGGAAACAATTGGTAATCCCCGCCTCAATATTCCTGACTTCCAGAAGTTCGTTGAGCTGGCAAAAGAGTACGATCTGCCATTGGTTGTTGACAATACTTTTGGTGCAGGTGGTTACCTGTTTCGCCCGATAGAGTGGGGTGCAAACATAGTGGTGGAAAGTGCTACCAAATGGATTGGTGGACATGGTACAACCATTGGTGGTGTGATAGTAGACGGTGGCAACTACAACTGGGGCAATGGTAAGTTCCCGCAATTTACTGAGCCTTCTGAAGGTTATCATGGCCTGAAGTTCTGGGACATCTTTGGCGAAGGCAACCCGCTTGGTCTTCCAAATATTGCGTTTGCTATTCGTGCACGTGTAGAAGGTCTGAGAGACTTTGGTACGAGCCAGAGCCCGTTCAATTCATTCCTGTTGTTGCAGGGTATTGAGACATTGTCGCTTCGTGTGCAGCGGCATGTAGATAATGCACTCGCACTGGCTAATTGGTTAGAGCAGCACCCGCTGGTAGAGTTTGTTCAGTATCCAGGTTTGAAGAGCAGCCCATACCATGAACTTGCTCAAAAATACCTTGTGAATGGCTTTGGCGGCGTGCTGAATTTTGGTGTGAAAGGTGATAAAGTAAATGCAAGCAAGTTCATCGACAGCCTGAAGTTGGTCAGCCATCTTGCCAATGTTGGTGATGCAAAAACTCTTGCTATTCATCCTGCTTCTACCACGCACGAACAACTAAGTGCCGAAGAGCAACTGGCTGCCGGTGTTGCGCCAAACCAGGTGCGTATCAGCGTAGGTCTTGAGCATATTGAAGACATCAAAGCTGACCTTGAGCAAGCCTTTGAAAAAGTGTTTGCTAAAGAAGCAGTATAG
- a CDS encoding DUF2784 family protein, giving the protein MLIFLDILLTIIHLVIIGFNLFGWMWKKTQKAHLWFAGLTLGSWLILGIWYGLGYCPVTDWQWQVKRQLGESNLPNSFVKYYADKITGTDISSALIDAVTAVSFALAIMASLYVNFGRKSKRKIHVH; this is encoded by the coding sequence GTGCTCATCTTTCTCGACATACTTCTCACCATCATTCACCTGGTCATTATCGGGTTCAACCTGTTTGGCTGGATGTGGAAGAAGACACAGAAGGCGCACCTGTGGTTTGCCGGCCTCACCCTTGGCTCGTGGTTGATCCTTGGCATCTGGTATGGCCTTGGTTATTGCCCGGTAACGGACTGGCAGTGGCAGGTAAAAAGGCAACTGGGTGAATCGAACCTGCCCAACTCTTTCGTGAAGTATTATGCGGATAAAATAACTGGTACTGATATTTCCTCTGCATTGATTGATGCCGTTACAGCAGTAAGTTTTGCATTGGCTATAATGGCATCTTTATATGTCAACTTTGGCCGTAAGTCAAAGAGAAAGATCCATGTCCATTAA
- a CDS encoding M28 family metallopeptidase: MINRKFLIIAFLLVANAVSSQTIINRDPAIETMVKEVSADSLKSYVNQMVSFGTRNTLSSTTHPTRGIGAARKWVLNKFNSFSKDAKGRLSAIIDTTTYHADGRRVDRSINLGNVVATLKGTDPADNRIFIITGHLDNMRSSPTDSIGDAPGANDDASGVAAALECARIMSKRSFPATILFVAVSGEEQGLLGAGYMANKARSQNWNIEAVLNNDIMGSNNSSETNIIDNTRIRVFSEAFSTQDTGRRALTIRQLGLENDGKARQLARYVKEVGERYVENLEVVMIYRNDRFLRGGDHTPFVDKGYAAVRFTEMNENYFHQHQNVRTENGIVYGDLPEFMDFEYLRKNTAMNLANLANLAKATAMPDSVKIEVRRLSNYSFLKWQAPKAGKVKGYYVLVRETTSPVWQRKIFTNQLEMQLPVSKDNYFFAVQAVNADGNESLPVVPAVGR, encoded by the coding sequence ATGATAAACAGGAAGTTTTTAATCATAGCATTTTTACTAGTTGCTAATGCAGTTTCATCGCAAACCATTATCAACCGTGATCCGGCTATTGAGACAATGGTGAAAGAGGTTTCAGCTGATTCACTGAAGAGCTATGTTAACCAGATGGTAAGTTTTGGAACACGCAATACATTAAGCTCCACCACACATCCTACGCGTGGCATTGGTGCCGCAAGAAAATGGGTGCTCAATAAATTCAACTCCTTTTCAAAAGATGCGAAAGGGCGGTTGTCTGCCATCATAGATACCACCACATACCACGCAGATGGACGCCGTGTAGATCGCTCCATCAACCTGGGAAATGTGGTAGCCACGCTGAAGGGAACAGACCCTGCTGATAACAGGATATTCATCATTACCGGCCACCTCGACAACATGCGTAGCTCACCAACTGACAGCATAGGGGATGCACCAGGTGCGAACGATGATGCCAGTGGCGTAGCAGCTGCATTGGAGTGTGCACGCATCATGAGCAAGCGATCGTTTCCTGCAACTATCCTCTTTGTAGCAGTAAGCGGTGAAGAGCAAGGATTGCTAGGCGCGGGCTATATGGCCAATAAGGCACGCAGTCAAAACTGGAACATTGAAGCTGTGCTGAACAACGACATCATGGGAAGCAACAACAGCAGCGAGACGAACATTATTGACAACACACGCATCAGGGTTTTTAGCGAAGCTTTCTCAACGCAAGACACCGGTCGCAGGGCACTTACCATCCGGCAGCTTGGACTGGAGAATGATGGTAAGGCAAGGCAGCTGGCGCGTTATGTAAAAGAAGTAGGAGAGCGCTATGTAGAAAACCTGGAGGTGGTGATGATCTACAGGAACGATCGTTTCCTGCGTGGCGGCGATCATACGCCTTTTGTAGATAAGGGTTATGCCGCCGTTCGTTTTACCGAAATGAATGAAAATTATTTTCACCAGCACCAGAATGTGCGCACAGAAAACGGCATTGTGTATGGCGACCTGCCTGAGTTCATGGACTTTGAATACCTGCGCAAAAACACGGCAATGAACCTTGCTAATCTTGCCAATCTTGCAAAAGCGACTGCAATGCCAGACTCAGTAAAAATAGAAGTAAGACGTCTATCTAACTACAGCTTCTTAAAGTGGCAGGCACCTAAAGCAGGTAAGGTAAAAGGTTATTATGTTTTGGTGAGGGAAACCACCAGCCCGGTGTGGCAGCGAAAGATTTTCACTAATCAACTAGAGATGCAATTGCCGGTATCTAAAGACAATTATTTCTTTGCTGTACAGGCTGTTAATGCAGATGGAAATGAAAGCTTGCCGGTGGTGCCTGCGGTGGGTCGATAA